In Pungitius pungitius chromosome 2, fPunPun2.1, whole genome shotgun sequence, a single window of DNA contains:
- the pnpla3 gene encoding patatin-like phospholipase domain containing 3, translated as MVDLNSGWNLSFAGCGFLGIYHIGAASCLLEKAPYLLKGATKLYGASAGALTASVLASQACIAKCCEDVIEVAKEARKRNLGPLHPTFNLVKVIKSGLDRDLPSDAHVQASGRLCVSLTRVSDGENVLVSEFSSKEELIQALICSCFIPVYCGLIPPSFRGVRYVDGGISNNLPQSELKNTITISPFSGECDICPRDSSTSFHELRFTNTSIQMNLGNMYRLSRALFPPEPKVLAEMCQSGYKDALRFLEENNLLMLDHPTSGPALSESPPPCCGPQTETTKDWVLRMLRLLRKQHWWMDKEMVLPPPIKKVFCDACQDQPGLYAKLSKMLPVRVASYMLMPYTLPVQSAYSVAQRFVEWIPEVPADMRWLFGVAGDMYQQAWKGAPVNSISEPGLRKCLSAPPPPTKCDKPMQRDNLPALSCLDLHGSYWEIPGSTTPSSHHHTRIAPSSPQQVCFFVGSQDEPRGHTQE; from the exons ATGGTCGACCTAAACAGCGGCTGGAACCTCTCTTTCGCAGGATGCGGCTTTCTAGGAATTTACCACATCGGAGCTGCGAGCTGTCTGCTGGAGAAAGCGCCCTACCTCCTCAAAGGGGCCACCAAGTTATACGGGGCCTCCGCCGGCGCTCTGACCGCCTCGGTGCTCGCCAGCCAGGCATGCATCG CCAAATGCTGCGAAGATGTGATTGAGGTGGCAAAGGAGGCGAGGAAGAGGAACCTGGGGCCCCTTCACCCCACCTTCAACTTGGTCAAGGTGATCAAATCCGGCCTTGATCGAGACCTCCCCTCCGATGCACATGTCCAGGCCTCGGGGAGGCTTTGCGTTTCCCTCACCAGAGTGTCTGACGGGGAGAACGTGCTGGTGTCGGAGTTTAGCTCTAAAGAGGAACTCATCCAG GCGCTCATCTGCAGCTGCTTCATTCCAGTCTACTGCGGGCTGATTCCTCCGTCCTTCAGAGGAGTG CGCTACGTGGACGGAGGGATCAGTAACAACCTGCCGCAGTCGGAGCTAAAGAACACCATCACCATCTCTCCCTTCTCGGGCGAGTGTGACATCTGTCCCCGGGACAGCTCCACCAGCTTCCACGAGCTGCGCTTCACCAACACCAGCATCCAGATGAACCTGGGCAACATGTATCGCCTCAGCAGGGCGCTGTTCCCCCCGGAACCCAAG GTACTAGCTGAGATGTGTCAGAGTGGTTATAAGGATGCCCTGCGCTTCCTTGAGGAAAACA ACCTGCTGATGCTGGATCATCCGACATCCGGCCCCGCCCTGTCAGAGAGCCCGCCCCCTTGCTGCGGTCCGCAAACGGAAACCACCAAGGATTGGGTGCTCCGGATGCTCCGCCTACTACGGAAACAGCACTGGTGGATGGATAAGGAGATGGTCCTGCCCCCGCCCATCAAGAAAG TATTCTGCGACGCCTGCCAAGACCAACCTGGCCTGTATGCCAAGTTGTCCAAGATGCTGCCCGTGAGAGTGGCCTCCTACATGCTCATGCCATACACACTTCCTGTACAGTCGGCCTACTCCGTGGCCCAGAG GTTTGTAGAGTGGATCCCAGAGGTGCCGGCCGATATGCGCTGGCTGTTTGGAGTAGCAGGTGACATGTACCAACAAGCCTGGAAAGGAGCTCCCGTCAACTCCATCAG TGAGCCGGGCCTGAGGAAATGCTTGAGCGCGCCACCTCCACCTACGAAGTGTGACAAACCAATGCAAAGAGACAACCTACCTGCTCTCTCCTGCCTGGACCTCCACGGCAGCTATTGGGAGATCCCCGGATCGACCACCCCCTCGTCCCACCACCATACCCGCATCGCCCCCTCGTCCCCGCAGCAGGTCTGCTTCTTTGTCGGCTCACAGGATGAACCTCGTGGCCACACTCAGGAGTAA